A region of Micromonospora sp. WMMD882 DNA encodes the following proteins:
- a CDS encoding BTAD domain-containing putative transcriptional regulator, whose amino-acid sequence MEFLFLGPLAVRSDEREVTISAPRQRVVLATLLLNPNNVVPVDRIARFVWDDPLPPSAAATVRTYVMRLRQTLGESGSARIVTRAPGYLLRAAEHETDLGRFHAHRMAAKRLAERDDLPGAVAELDKSLGLWRNEPFLDVPSPRLRDFEGARLRELRLQVFGWRVDMQLSLRRHAELLPELRQIVREQPLNEAFVGRLMLALARAGQRPEALDLYQRTRAALIGEIGMEPGVELRAIQGRILRAEDEPPPAATVRVEPEEPAAPEPATPAAEAVTPAPLPAQLPPASPDLTARGREVAELAALLGAPRAEGTRPGPLAVITGGPGAGKTSLLLRAAHAARDDFPDGQLYASIENVADPAEVAARFLVGLGVPEHAVPGGSADRLARYRSIIVRRRVLVVLDDATCGSQVVPLLPASGESRVLVSSRYRLVELGWSRTIQLEPLDDDESLELLASGVGRERLRAEPEAARWIARACGGLPLALRVAGLRLMRRPGRRLDAAARRLADPQRVLDELEYGDLSVRAALDRAHDGLAGRGRAGGDLRLVLRRLGMVSNCCIRPGLVGVLLKCPTDRAEELLDDLADAHLLSVEDCGCYRMSWLTWLYVRERLYREEPSGYYVEAVRRLNRYRRAATEPGCATCPRCDRPRLAVATRLP is encoded by the coding sequence GTGGAGTTTCTCTTCCTCGGCCCGTTGGCGGTCCGCTCCGATGAACGTGAGGTGACAATTTCGGCCCCCCGGCAGCGGGTGGTCCTGGCCACCCTGCTGCTCAACCCGAACAATGTGGTGCCGGTCGACCGGATCGCGCGGTTCGTCTGGGACGACCCGTTGCCGCCCAGCGCGGCGGCCACGGTACGGACCTACGTCATGCGCCTGCGCCAGACCCTCGGCGAGTCCGGCTCCGCGCGGATCGTCACCCGGGCCCCCGGCTACCTCCTGCGGGCGGCGGAACACGAGACCGATCTCGGCCGGTTCCACGCGCACCGGATGGCGGCGAAACGGCTCGCCGAGCGCGACGACCTGCCCGGCGCCGTGGCGGAGCTCGACAAGAGCCTCGGGCTGTGGCGCAACGAGCCGTTCCTGGACGTGCCGTCGCCCCGGCTGCGTGACTTCGAGGGCGCCCGCCTGCGCGAGCTGCGGTTGCAGGTGTTCGGCTGGCGGGTGGACATGCAACTGTCCCTGCGCCGGCACGCGGAGCTGCTGCCCGAGCTGCGGCAGATCGTCCGCGAGCAGCCGCTCAACGAGGCGTTCGTCGGGCGGCTCATGCTGGCGCTGGCCCGCGCCGGTCAGCGTCCCGAGGCGCTCGACCTCTACCAGCGCACCCGGGCCGCCCTGATCGGCGAGATCGGCATGGAGCCGGGCGTCGAGCTGCGCGCGATCCAGGGCCGGATCCTGCGCGCCGAGGACGAGCCGCCGCCCGCCGCCACGGTACGCGTCGAGCCCGAGGAGCCCGCCGCGCCGGAGCCGGCGACCCCGGCGGCGGAGGCGGTGACGCCGGCGCCCCTGCCGGCGCAGTTGCCGCCCGCCTCACCCGACCTCACCGCCCGGGGCCGGGAGGTCGCGGAACTCGCGGCGCTGCTCGGCGCGCCGCGCGCCGAAGGGACCCGGCCGGGACCGCTCGCCGTCATCACCGGCGGCCCCGGCGCCGGCAAGACCAGCCTGCTGCTGCGCGCCGCGCACGCCGCCCGGGACGACTTCCCGGACGGGCAGCTCTACGCGAGCATCGAGAACGTCGCCGACCCCGCCGAGGTGGCCGCCCGGTTCCTCGTCGGGCTCGGCGTGCCCGAGCACGCCGTGCCCGGCGGCAGCGCCGACCGGCTCGCCAGGTACCGCTCGATCATCGTGCGGCGGCGGGTCCTCGTCGTGCTCGACGACGCCACCTGCGGATCCCAAGTGGTGCCGCTGCTGCCGGCCAGCGGTGAGAGCCGGGTCCTGGTCAGCAGCCGCTACCGCCTCGTCGAGCTGGGCTGGTCGCGCACCATCCAGCTCGAACCGCTCGACGACGACGAGTCGCTCGAACTGCTCGCGTCCGGCGTCGGCCGGGAACGGCTGCGGGCCGAGCCGGAGGCCGCCCGCTGGATCGCGCGGGCCTGCGGCGGGCTGCCCCTGGCGCTGCGGGTGGCGGGCCTGCGGCTGATGCGGCGGCCGGGCCGCCGGCTCGACGCGGCCGCGCGTCGGCTCGCCGATCCGCAGCGGGTCCTCGACGAGCTGGAGTACGGCGACCTGTCCGTACGCGCGGCGCTGGACCGGGCGCACGACGGCCTGGCCGGCCGGGGCCGGGCCGGCGGCGACCTGCGCCTCGTCCTGCGCCGGCTGGGCATGGTCAGCAACTGCTGCATCCGGCCGGGGCTGGTCGGGGTGCTCCTGAAGTGCCCCACGGACCGCGCCGAGGAGCTGCTGGACGACCTCGCCGACGCGCACCTGCTGAGCGTCGAGGACTGCGGCTGCTACCGGATGTCCTGGCTGACCTGGCTGTACGTCCGGGAGCGGTT